GGGTCagctgctcaccaaggctgaatttatttaatcaaaaatacagtaaaattataaaacatttttagaatttaaaatacctgttttctatatgaatatatgttaaaatgtaatttatttctgtgatcaaagctgaattttcagaatcattcctccagtctctactgtcacatgatccttcagaaatcattctaatatgctgatttgctgtttaagaaacatttctgattattatcaatgttgaaaaactgttaattaattttttgtggaaaccgtgatacattttatttttcaggatgaacagaaagttgaaaagaacagcatttatttaaaatagaaattatttgtaacattagaaatgtctttaatgtcacttttgatcaattcaaagcatccttgctgaatagaaatactaatgtctttaaaaaaaaactgcaaacttTTGGTGAAAAATgcaaaaatggccaaaaaatgtTTTGATTTTATATTGACACTAAAAATTCTATGTTTTAGATGAATTCATACCATCTTTAAATAGACAACAACATAATTCAGTATGTGACTATCAGATTTTATGGTTAATGCCAAACCTGTCTACTGTAAATGGCATCACACATTTCTCAAGGTTGAAGTGCTCGGATGACAAAGCATATCACATTTAGCAGTATGGCTGCATTGAGATGCTTTCACTCAGAGCATGCAGACTAATGTTTCAGACTAATGCTCTTTCCTGAATGAGAGGCGATTGTTTGAAATATGATTTGCTTTGAAACGGAAATGGGAGGAACTGATAAATGCAGGAACCATTTGGACCATCCGTCCCAGGAGGGAGGTAATCCCCATCCCACACGTCTGTTAGCGTGCATCTATCCTACAGCCATGAATTATTGAACGTGAACAACAGGGCAGCATCATTTCATATTCATCTCTTGACAGGCAattaaatgctttaaaaagtcctTTGTTTTTTATCGAGGAATAGTAAAAATAGagaaaatacattttacagtttaatgAATACTAAGGTGTTGGTGGTGGTTGCCAAAATGATATTAATGCTGTGTGGGTTTTTTTCATTAGTCAGTATATTGGATCGATTCCTGGCAATTTTACAggcaaaaaattactaaaaaaaaattcctAATTTttatattcagtatttttgtaacaaatatctaaacattcttaaattaagatgcatttacttcaAATGAAAATAGTTCTGTTTCCTGAGAAAAAAGGGTTAACATTTAAATGAATACAAAGGAAAACAAGTATATTTTTCCTATACCCCATTGATAGATATTTGTCAATTTTTTTGCATTAACCTTacctattttactttatttattNNNNNNNNNNNNNNNNNNNNNNNNNNNNNNNNNNNNNNNNNNNNNNNNNNNNNNNNNNNNNNNNNNNNNNNNNNNNNNNNNNNNNNNNNNNNNNNNNNNNNNNNNNNNNNNNNNNNNNNNNNNNNNNNNNNNNNNNNNNNNNNNNNNNNNNNNNNNNNNNNNNNNNNNNNNNNNNNNNNNNNNNNNNNNNNNNNNNNNNNNNNNNNNNNNNNNNNNNNNNNNNNNNNNNNNNNNNNNNNNNNNNNNNNNNNNNNNNNNNNNNNNNNNNNNNNNNNNNNNNNNNNNNNNNNNNNNNNNNNNNNNNNNNNNNNNNNNNNNNNNNNNNNNNNNNNNNNNNNNNNNNNNNNNNNNNNNNNNNNNNNNNNNNNNNNNNNNNNNNNNNNNNNNNNNNNNNNNNNNNNNNNNNNNNNNNNNNNNNNNNNNNNNNNNNNNNNNNNNNNNNNNNNNNNNNNNNNNNNNNNNNNNNNNNNNNNNNNNNNNNNNNNNNNNNNNNNNNNNNNAAGAAAAATACAATAACTATCCCatcagcagaattttttcttattttagcataatttttacttaatttagatttttttttttttttttcagaaaacaagaatcAGTTGAAAGATATTAAATCCTGTTTTCCAAAAATGCTagaaatgagaaaaataaaaacaataataataaaaaataaaattagtaaaaaagggaaaacaagtATATTTTTTCTTTCTCATAGGGAGAAATTTTTCTAGTCTTTTGCATTatgtttacttaattttttttttttttcatttttgcttatttaatattgaccaatttatttaattatacaaatttataaataataatgaataaataatatacatatttataataatatttatatatttaaataatgttttttttttttcacttttatgtGCATGTAccaaaaatgagaaaaaagttgaaGAAAATGTGCTTTGAAATATCATATTCTGAGGTTTACTCACAACTCCCAGTCTGTTGTTGGTTAAATTTAGATTCTTGAGGGTACAGTTCTCCACCAGGGCCTGAGACAGCGCCACTGCCGTGGGTTCGGTCATGTTATTTCCCCCCAGGTGAAGGTTCACCAAGGTGTTGTTCTTCACCAGAGCCTGAGCCAGAGCTTGACCCCCTTCATCCCCAATGCGGTTGAGCCTCAGGTTGAGGGACATCAAGGTGGTGTTTTTGGATAGAGCGTGAGCCAGTGCCTGAGCTCCTGGACCTCTGATCTGGTTGTTGCAGACGACCAGCCTCTTCAACTGACTGCGGTTTAGGAGTTTTGTGATGGCTCGGGCTCCCCGGTCGCCGATGTGATTATGTGAAAAGTCAAGCTCCTGTAGGGACGGGTGATCCAGCAGTTGGCTCACAAGTATGCAACACTTCTCATCGTCCACCTTACTGCGATGGATCCTGAAGACCTGGTGAGAAGAAATAGGTATTTAAAAACCAAATCTACaaggaaatttttttttaagtacagaGAAATTATATTTATGCTCTTGaattctctcacaaaagtattgcatttcCCCAGGAAACATTAGGCtctcttgcaaaagtattgcattcctctGAAAAACTTTACTTGCTTTCAAAAGTATTGTGAAATACTTTATGCCATCTCATGAAAGCATTGCGTTCCCCCAAAAAACTTTACACTGTCACATAAAATTATTGCGCTCCCCAGAGAACTTTACACTCTCTCTCGAAAGTATTGCGTTCCCCAGAAACTTTACGCTCTCTCACGAAAGTTTTGCAATCCCCAGAGAAACTTTACGCTCTATCATGTAAGTATTGCATTCCCCAGAAACTTTACgctctctcacaaaagtattgtgtTCCCCAGAAACTTTACgctctctcacaaaagtattgcgttccccagagaaactttacactctctcacaaaagtatcgcgttccccagagaaactttacactctctcacaaaagtatcgcgttccccagagaaactttacactctctcacaaaagtatcgcgttccccagagaaactttacactctctcacaaaagtatcgcgttccccagagaaactttacactctctcacaaaagtatcgcgttccccagagaaactttacactctctcacaaaagtattgcattccccAGAGAAACGTAAAGTCTTACACAAAAGTATTGCGGTCCCCAGAGAAACTTTACGcactctcacaaaagtattgcgttccccagagaaacgtaaaatctctcacaaaagtatcgcgttccccagagaaactttacactctctcacaaaagtattgcgttccccagagaaactttacactctctcacaaaagtattgcattccccagagaaactttacactctctcacaaaagtatcgcgttccccagagaaactttacactctctcacaaaagtattgcgttccccagagaaactttacactctctcacaaaagtattgcgttccccagagaaactttacactctctcacaaaagtatcgcgttccccagagaaactttacactctctcacaaaagtatcgcgttccccagagaaactttacactctctcacaaaagtatcgcgttccccagagaaactttacactctctcacaaaagtatcgcgttccccagagaaactttacactctctcacaaaagtatcgcgttccccagagaaactttacactctctcacaaaagtattgcattccccAGAGAAACGTAAAGTCTTACACAAAAGTATTGCGGTCCCCAGAGAAACTTTACGcactctcacaaaagtattgcgttccccagagaaacgtaaaatctctcacaaaagtatcgcgttccccagagaaactttacactctctcacaaaagtattgcgttccccagagaaactttacactctctcacaaaagtattgcattccccagagaaactttacactctctcacaaaagtatcgcgttccccagagaaactttacactctctcacaaaagtattgcgttccccagagaaactttacactctctcacaaaagtattgcattccccAGAGAAACGTAAAGTCTTACACAAAAGTATTGCGGTCCCCAGAGAAACTTTACGcactctcacaaaagtattgcattccccAGAGAAACGTAAAGTCTTACACAAAAGTATTGCGGTCCCCAGAGAAACTTTacactctctcacaaaagtattgcgttccccagagaaactttacactctctcacaaaagtattgcattccccAGAGAAACGTAAAGTCTTACACAAAAGTATTGCGGTCCCCAGAGAAACTTTACGCACTCTCACAAAAGTATCGcgttccccagagaaactttacactctctcacaaaagtattgcattccccAGAGAAACGTAAAGTCTTACACAAAAGTATTGCGGTCCCCAGAGAAACTTTACGcactctcacaaaagtattgcgttccccagagaaacgtaaaatctctcacaaaagtatcgcgttccccagagaaactttacactctctcacaaaagtattgcgttccccagagaaactttacactctctcacaaaagtattgcgttccccagagaaactttacactctctcacaaaagtattgcgttccccagagaaactttacactctctcacaaaagtattgcgttccccagagaaactttacactctctcacaaaagtatcacgttccccagagaaactttacactctctcacaaaagtattgagttccccagagaaactttacactctctcacaaaagtatcgcgttccccagagaaactttacactctctcacaaaagtattgcgttccccagagaaactttacactctctcacaaaagtattgcgttccccagagaaacgtaaaatctctcacaaaagtatcgcgttccccagagaaactttacactctctcacaaaagtattgcattccccagagaaactttacactctctcacaaaagtattgcgttccccagagaaactttacactctctcacaaaagtattgcgttccccagagaaactttacactctctcacaaaagtattgcgttccccagagaaacgtaaaatctctcacaaaagtatcgcgttccccagagaaactttacactctctcacaaaagtattgcgttccccagagaaactttacactctctcacaaaagtattgcattccccAGAGAAACGTAAAGTCTTACACAAAAGTATTGCGGTCCCCAGAGAAACTTTACGcactctcacaaaagtattgcgttccccagagaaacgtaaaatctctcacaaaagtatcacgttccccagagaaactttacgcactctcacaaaagtattgcgttccccagagaaacgtaaaatctctcacaaaagtattgcgttccccagagaaactttacactctctcacaaaagtattgcgttccccagagaaactttacactctctcacaaaagtattgcgttccccagagaaactttacactctctcacaaaagtattgcgttccccagagaaacgtaaaatctctcacaaaagtatcgcgttccccagagaaactttacactctctcacaaaagtatcacgttccccagagaaactttacactctctcacaaaagtattgcgttccccAGAGTAACGTTACACTCTCTCATGAAAGTATTGCATTCCCCAGAGAAACATagtctctcacaaaagtattgcgttccccAGAGTAACGTTacactctctcacaaaagtattgtgtTCCCACTGTGAAACTTTACATTCTTTCACGAAAGTATTGCATTTCCCTAAGCAACTTTACATTCTCTCATGAAAGTATTGTGTTCACCCGAGAAACTACGCTCTCTCACAAAAGTACTGAATTCCCAACAATTTCTTATGCAAATCTATTGCGTTCCCCTGAGGAACTTTATGCTCTCTCACGAAAGTATTGCGTTCCTCAAAGAAACTTTAATgctctctcacaaaagtattgcgttcctCAAAGAAACTTTAATgctctctcacaaaagtattgtgtTTCTCGAGAAACTTTACTTGCTCTTGCAAAAGTATTACTTTCCACTGAGAAACTTCACACACTCTCTCGTAGAAGTATTGCATTGCCCCAAGAAACTTTACTTTCTCTTGCAAAAGTAGTGTATTCCCCCCAATGCTCCCTCACAAAAAAGTACTGCATTTCCCCAAGAAAACGTACGTAttcttgcaaaagtattgcattatataaaagtataaaaaaattgcaataaCTGAACCTGTAAAGTCTTGCAGGATTTTAGGGCTTTTGCAAGGGATTCGCAATCTCTGAAGGTGAACTCAAACAAATTCCACTCAAAGTTCATGCCGCATCCTTTCACTCCATACACCACGTTGAGCTCTTCCAGGTTCGGCAGTTTGTCAAGCAGAATGCGGAAATCAAAGTGATCAATGGAAGGTCCCTCACTGCCTGTATCGCTGGCAGAATCTGAACGGTCATCCTCGTCAAATCTGAGTGACTCCTTGATAGGTGGCAGCAGCTGAGAGACTTTTAGCCGTTTTACGTAGTTTCGACACAGTGGCACCACATCCAGGACTGTTTTGGTGTCGGTTGAATCTGGGATGAAGAATTCAATGATGTTCTCTAGGTGACGCTCGAAGAACATGCATTTCCAGCTGTTGTCGTATGTGGAGACGTCACAGACAGCCCAGCGACTTTCACAGCAGCGTTTCCAGTAGCTCTCATCACTAATAAGGTTTGCGGTGACCGTCAAGGGAAGAGATGTTGGTAGTCGCTGGAGGACATAGGCTTTATAGTTGGGCTCAAGTTCATCCAGAATGGGTTTCCCTGCAAAATAGTATAGTATGGGTTTTAATACAGGTTTCATGCAAACTGAGAACATCttttacttaaagtaaaaaatttCAGGCAAAAACATTACTTTTTCATGCAccggtcaattttgagattttgggctttttgaaaTGCAGTTTTAGACCAGTGGAaagaaaaacatccaaaagacttttaaatctttattttattgcattttatctgTTTGCAACTGTAGATTtcagtatatttttaaaaaataaatattcttcttgacttcagcagcacttacatgaactaaattttacagttttattcccatCTATGTTCTgaaggggtttgttcatatataattcacTTGGTTTTATTATTGAACTTGctctatttgcatctgtagatttcaattacaatacatatctttaaaggtCCTTttccaaaatgagttttttctccactttaaCGACACTTATATGCaacaaattttacagttttattcctgtctatattctgaacgTTGTTGCAGAAGGGTTTGTTCATGCTGTTTGTCATTTACTagattttattattgcactttatacaTTTGTgcctgtagatttcaattacaatacatatctttacAGGTCGTTttccaaaattagtttttttctccacttcagcagcacttccatgcaccaaattttacagttttattcccatctatattgtgaatgtttttacagaggggttcgTTTATACATTTACCagattttattattgcactttatataTTTGCCTGTAGATTTACATTACGatacatatctttaaaggcttttttctcaaaatgtgttttttctccacttcaacAGCACTTACATGTaccaaattttacagtttaattCCTATCTATATTtagaaggtttttacagaagggtttgttcatatgtcATTTGCCTGGTCTTGCATTTTATCTATTTGCTTTTGAAGATTTCAGCTACAATACCTTTAAAGGTCAgctccaaaatgtttttttttcctccatttcATTTCACTTACATGCAGTAAATTCTACAGTTTAAtacctgtctatattctgaaggtttttacagaaggatttgttcatatatcattctgGTTTATTATTACACTATCTTTTTGCTTCTgtagatttcagttacaatacctttaaaggcctttttctcaaaaaaaaaaaaattgttacttcagcagcacttacatgcaccaaatttttacagttttattcctttctatattctgaaggttttaacAGAGGTTTTTTTTTATACTGCATGTCATTTACAAgattttattattgcattttatcTTTTTGTGCCTATAGATTTcaattttcaattacagtacatatttttCTCAGATTAATTTGTAATACAAttactttaaaggcagttttctcaaagttttttctccactttagcagcacttacatgaaccaaattttacagttttattcctattcatattctgaaggtttttactgaggggtttttcatatatcatttgcctgattttattattgcacttcacctatttgcatctgtagatttcaataaagacaattttctcaaaataattaaatttttctacttcagcagcacttgcatacaccaaattttacagatttattgCCATTTACATTCTGAAGGGTTTTTTTAGTGGGATTTGTTCATATGTTCGCCTGATGTGTTTTATTCCTAAAACATTGTGAAATGTATTTTCTTTCTGATTTGTACGTGTTAAAATTAGAAATATAAAcccccctctgtaaaaacatttgacactAACATGTTAACATAATGGAACAAGAATTTTTAGCCTGAAAGATGTCTGTTCTGAAAAGagcatatttaattagataatgccTCAATTGCATATTTACACATTACATTGTAGAATACAAAAACTTTCTGCAATTCCTAGTGTGATAAATCAACTAGGGAAGTATGCTTATATCTAATTTATGTACCATATTCATCTGCGCAGTCTTGCCTAAATAACATCTGCATAATTTCAATAAATGAAGCTTACTGCCTATGGTGGTTATGAATGAATAAACTCAATAATAGACTTAAATTACACTGTTTACCTTCAAAGTTTTTTATAATATGTTGCAGGCAAAGTGTTGTTAGCAGAGGAACCAGCTCCAGCGACCATTCAGGATCCTCCGCGATGATGCTGCGCATTTTCCGCGCGTCAGCGGCGGCATTCACCGGCCTCAGGCTCCCGGTTCTCCGTGAAGACTGACTCCGAGACATGCTGCTAAACTTGCAGAAAACAAGAATCaggaataataaataatactcaTTGCTGCTGCAAGAGGAATTTCCAGGTGTATTTTCAGCATATTAAACTTTTAAACGACGATTCTGAGTACAAAAATACACTAAACTCATTCATTAAATCGATTCGAAATGTTGGCTACTTACTTTCAGTTCCTCAGTAAAGTTTGTTGTTGTCATGGTAACAGACGTGCCTAGCGCGCTCCCGTGCTTCACTCGCTGCTGATCACGCGCCTATACTGTAAGCTGTATGTGTGAAACAGCCTCACTCGTGATTAAAATAAACCGTAATTCACACTATGTAAATGCACATAACACCGAAGGAAAAAAGAAGGAACAACGAGGATTGTCAGGCTGAAAACTGAAACGTCGTGCATAT
The window above is part of the Garra rufa chromosome 13, GarRuf1.0, whole genome shotgun sequence genome. Proteins encoded here:
- the LOC141348564 gene encoding dynein regulatory complex subunit 5-like encodes the protein MTTTNFTEELKFSSMSRSQSSRRTGSLRPVNAAADARKMRSIIAEDPEWSLELVPLLTTLCLQHIIKNFEGKPILDELEPNYKAYVLQRLPTSLPLTVTANLISDESYWKRCCESRWAVCDVSTYDNSWKCMFFERHLENIIEFFIPDSTDTKTVLDVVPLCRNYVKRLKVSQLLPPIKESLRFDEDDRSDSASDTGSEGPSIDHFDFRILLDKLPNLEELNVVYGVKGCGMNFEWNLFEFTFRDCESLAKALKSCKTLQVFRIHRSKVDDEKCCILVSQLLDHPSLQELDFSHNHIGDRGARAITKLLNRSQLKRLVVCNNQIRGPGAQALAHALSKNTTLMSLNLRLNRIGDEGGQALAQALVKNNTLVNLHLGGNNMTEPTAVALSQALVENCTLKNLNLTNNRLGVDGGKVLEEGMSHNSSLVECDIRLTDVGQDSEYCITQALRANQSQAARKNQTQYDLSAKV